The genomic window TGTGCGTGGGACGTCAGATCATTCAGCGATAATTCCTTGCGTTGAAGCTTTGCCAGAGAAGTTGAAATCTTCAGCGATCTCGAGCTCGGCTTACTGATCTCACTCGAAACAGTACTCGCATTTATATTCCCATCGCTATACCGCTGCTTGTGCTTGTGGGGTGTTTGCTTCTGCGGTGATTGTCTCTGTGCTGTTCTAACAGTCCGAACTGTGCCGGCAATATCGCTGTCATCGTCACTACCTTGAGTCACAAACACCTTATCACTACTCCCGTCGGATAAATCATCACTCACCTCGTCAATTCGCTCTGGAGTCTCACCAGTCTGCAACTGAGAACTCttatctctttctttctccttACGCTTATTCTTCCGCTTGTTAAGCCCCAAAAGAGACCCTGCGTTCCCACTAAACGACCTTAGTCGCGACTTGTTCTCTTTATGGATCCCCAGAGTCATGCTTCTGCGCTCCAAGGTCCACTTGCAACCCTATTTGCCCTTTCTCTCCCCTTGTTTTGCTCTTTAATGTGGCTTGTAAAGGTAGAAACTTCTTTGTATAAGGtgagttttctttttccgctatatatatatatatggggCTGGAGTGACCGGTCCCAAGACAAACTCGGGAACTGACCAAAAGCCCAGATGGACCCTTGATTGGCAGGCACTAAGGCTGGTAGACGATTTCTCTTAAATCTAGCTGAGGGCTACAAAAGACCATATTACATGTTATTGGTGTATAtaggtgtgtgtgtgtgtgtgtatatataggaTGTtatttcatatatatatgtcgATCGATATATAGCATATTCTTTTGACTAGCAGTAGAAACAAACTAGCGGTCCTCTGCCCACTCGTTCTCACGTCTGATGGCAGCCTCCTCCTCGGGTGTGAAATCGTTGACAATGTTGAACGTTCTTCTGATCTCTTCTGGCGTTCTGCCCCTAATCATTTCGGCCACGACTTTGCAACCTGCATCGAGCAATGGCTTGATATTGAGGTAGTTTGCTGCAAGAATGATTTCGTATAACATTTCTTGGTCCACCTTCAAGAACTCACGGTCCCATGGGTCCACAGGTGCCGCCTTTCTGGAATCGTCGTCGTCTTCGTCAGGGAAGTTCGAGTCCTTGTGATGCACAGCCCATTCGATAACTTTCTGGAGCACAGACGACCTCACGTTTGGCACGGGCATCACTATTTcgtcatcctcatcatcatcctcatcatcatcattatcacCATCCGCATCTTGCAAATCTCCGCTGTTCAAGTCCTGTAGAtagttcttcaaaagtaGCGACCTTTCAGCGATCTTTCTGTCGACCACGAATCTCTCTCCTTCTACACTGACTAGCACCACGTTCTGGTTTTCTTTCGACATGCTCCtgtattattaatattactactactactactatgCTTCGATACTAGCTTTGGGAATCGTAACGGTATCGGTGGTGTCTCACTGGTACGTGGCTCCTGTGTTTTTGTAATGCTTAATAGCTGATGGTTAAAACCAATACGGAATCTTTTCGTAATATACAATTTACACTTATAAATGTGATC from Kluyveromyces marxianus DMKU3-1042 DNA, complete genome, chromosome 6 includes these protein-coding regions:
- the SKP1 gene encoding SCF ubiquitin ligase subunit SKP1, with the protein product MSKENQNVVLVSVEGERFVVDRKIAERSLLLKNYLQDLNSGDLQDADGDNDDDEDDDEDDEIVMPVPNVRSSVLQKVIEWAVHHKDSNFPDEDDDDSRKAAPVDPWDREFLKVDQEMLYEIILAANYLNIKPLLDAGCKVVAEMIRGRTPEEIRRTFNIVNDFTPEEEAAIRRENEWAEDR